A genomic window from Salvia miltiorrhiza cultivar Shanhuang (shh) chromosome 5, IMPLAD_Smil_shh, whole genome shotgun sequence includes:
- the LOC130985989 gene encoding E3 ubiquitin-protein ligase RGLG4, producing the protein MGNLLFRSRKRAGNRSATAVLRTRSRPISRGRSRSSRSSSFAGNPERDLDRSFSASTSVNIKQTRGSAAAGMSSGVDRKKKYGYIPDYFTSFDQVTAALREAGLESSNLILGIDFTKSNEWTGKVSFNNRSLHAIGDTSNPYEKAISIIGKTLAPFDEDNLIPCFGFGDATTHDQEVFSFHSDHSSCHGFEEVMACYRRIVPNLRLSGPTSYGPVVDAAVDIVEKNGGQYHVLVIIADGQVTRSVNMADDELSPQEERTINSIVNASLYPLSIVLVGVGDGPWDDMKKFDDKIPAREFDNFQFVNFTEIMSKYTSSAEKETAFALAALMEIPLQYKAAREFGLLGRVTGKAKKIVPRPPPVPYTPPVSHNGRSGLSREPSNSSASMQDEQNQVCPVCLTNTKNMAFNCGHLTCRECSTRLSECPICRKRITSRLRLYS; encoded by the exons ATGGGTAATCTGTTGTTCCGGTCTCGGAAGCGCGCCGGCAACCGCAGCGCCACTGCCGTTCTAAGGACTCGCTCCCGTCCGATTTCCCGCGGTCGGTCGAGGAGCTCGCGTTCATCTTCGTTTGCTGGCAATCCGGAGAGAGACCTTGATCGTTCCTTTTCTGCTTCCACTTCTGTAAATATCAAACAAACCAGAGGCAGTGCAGCAGCTGGCATGAGCTCCGGCGTCGACAGGAAGAAAAAGTATGGTTACATTCCCGATTACTTCACCTCCTTCGACCAG GTGACAGCGGCATTAAGAGAAGCTGGACTGGAATCATCAAATCTAATTCTTGGAATTGATTTTACTAAAAGCAATGAATGGACAG GCAAAGTTTCATTCAATAACCGTAGCCTGCATGCTATTGGTGATACGTCAAATCCATACGAAAAAGCTATATCCATCATTGGGAAGACTTTGGCCCCGTTTGATGAAGACAATTTGATTCCTTGTTTCGGGTTTGGTGATG CAACCACGCATGATCAGGAAGTATTTAGCTTTCACAGCGATCACTCTTCTTGCCATGGGTTTGAAGAAGTTATGGCCTGCTACAGAAGAATAGTCCCAAATTTACGATTATCTG GGCCAACATCTTATGGACCTGTTGTGGATGCTGCAGTAgatatagtggagaaaaatggTGGACAATACCATGTTTTGGTGATCATTGCTGATGGGCAG GTCACCAGAAGTGTCAATATGGCAGATGATGAACTCAGCCCACAAGAAGAGAGAACCATAAACTCCATAGTGAATGCAAG TCTCTATCCTCTCTCAATTGTTCTTGTTGGTGTTGGTGATGGACCATGGGATGATATGAAGAAATTTGATGACAAAATCCCTGCTCGCGAGTTCGATAATTTTCAG tttgttaATTTTACTGAGATCATGTCAAAGTACACATCATCTGCTGAAAAAGAGACGGCTTTTGCTCTTGCTGCATTGATGGAAATTCCTCTCCAGTATAAAGCAGCCCGAGAATTCGGTTTATTAGG GCGAGTGACTGGCAAAGCTAAGAAAATAGTTCCTAGGCCTCCACCGGTGCCATACACACCACCAGTATCACACAATGGCCGAAGTGGATTGTCACGAGAACCCAGCAACAGCTCAGCTTCTATGCAAGATGAACAAAATCAG GTTTGCCCCGTTTGCTTAACCAATACGAAGAACATGGCCTTCAATTGCGGGCACCTG ACTTGTAGAGAGTGCAGCACAAGATTATCAGAGTGTCCCATTTGCCGGAAACGCATCACAAGTCGTCTCAGGCTGTATTCTTGA